The sequence below is a genomic window from Streptosporangiales bacterium.
GGCCAGAAGAAGGCCCGCGCGCTGAAGCGGCTGAAGGTCGTGTCCGCGTTCCTGAACACGAGGAACAGCCCGCTCGGCATGGTCCTCGACTGCGTGCCTGTGATCCCGCCCGAGCTGCGGCCGATGGTCCAGCTCGACGGTGGCCGGTTCGCGACCAGCGACCTGAACGACCTCTACCGCCGGGTGATCAACAGGAACAACCGGCTGAAGCGGCTGCTCGACCTCGGCGCGCCCGAGATCATCGTGAACAACGAGAAGCGGATGCTGCAGGAGTCCGTGGACGCGCTGTTCGACAACGGCCGCCGCGGCCGTCCGGTCACGGGTCCTGGCAACCGTCCGCTGAAGTCGCTGTCCGACATGCTCAAGGGCAAGCAGGGCCGGTTCCGCCAGAACCTGCTCGGTAAGCGCGTCGACTACTCCGGCCGTTCGGTCATCGTGGTCGGTCCGCAGCTCAAGCTGCACCAGTGCGGTCTGCCCAAGGGCATGGCGATCGAGCTGTTCAAGCCGTTCGTGATGAAGCGGCTGGTCGACCTGAACCACGCGCAGAACATCAAGAGCGCGAAGCGGATGGTCGAGCGTGCCCGTCCCGTCGTGTGGGACGTGCTCGAAGAGGTCATCACCGAGCACCCGGTGCTGCTCAACCGTGCGCCGACACTGCACAGGCTGGGCATCCAGGCGTTCGAGCCGCAGCTGATCGAGGGCAAGGCCATCCAGATCCACCCGTTGGTCTGTGCGGCCTACAACGCCGACTTCGACGGTGACCAGATGGCGGTGCACCTGCCGCTGTCCGCCGAGGCCCAGGCCGAGGCGCGGATCCTCATGCTGTCGACGAACAACATCCTCAAGCCGGCGGACGGGCGTCCGGTCACCATGCCGTCGCACGACATGGTCATCGGTGCGTACGTGCTGACTGCCGGGCTCGACGACGTGCCGGGCGAGGGGCGGGCGTTCAGCTCGATCGGCGAGGCGACGATGGCGTTCGACCGCGGCGAGATCGCGCTGCAGTCGAAGATCAAGCTCCGCTTCCCCTCGGTCACGCCGCCTGAGGGCTACGAGACGCCGGAGGGCTGGGAGCCGGGGCAGCCGCTGACCCTGGAGACCACCATCGGCCGTGCGTTCTTCAACGAGGCGCTGCCCGCCGGCTACCCGTACATCAACGACGAGGTCGGCAAGAAGCAGCTGGGCCAGATCGTGAACCACCTCGCGGAGAGCTACAGCAAGATCGAGGTGGCGAACGCGCTGGACGCGCTCAAGGACATCGGCTTCCACTGGGCGACCAGGTCGGGCATCACCATCTCCATGGACGACATCGTCGTGCCGGCGACCAAGGCCGGCATCATGGAGCGCTACGAGGAGATGGCCGACAAGGTCCAGAAGCAGTTCGAGCGCGGTCTGATCACCGACGACGAGCGCCGGCAGGAGCTCATCGAGATCTGGACCAAGGCGTCCGCCGAGGTCGCGACCGAGGTGGAGACGAGCTTCCCGAAGCTCAACCCCATCTTCATGATGGTGAACTCGGGTGCTCGCGGGAACATGATGCAGGTGCGGCAGATCACCGGTATGCGTGGTCTGGTCGCAAACCCGAAGGGTGAGATCATCCCGCGGCCGATCAAGGCCAGCTACCGCGAGGGGCTGTCCGTGGTCGAGTTCTTCATCTCCACCCACGGTGCGCGCAAGGGTCTCGCCGACACCGCGCTGCGTACCGCGGACTCCGGCTACCTCACCAGGCGCCTGGTGGACGTCTCGCAGGACGTCATCATCCGCGAGGAGGACTGCGACACCGACCGGGGCATCACGTACCAGATCGCGGAGCGCCTCTCCGACGGCACGCTGGTCGTGGCGGAGAGCGTGGAGTCGAACGCCTACGCGCGCAACCTGGCCAACGACGTGGAGGTCGACGGCAAGGTCATCGCGACGGCCGGCACCGACCTGGGCGACCGGGTCATCCAGGAGCTGGTCGCCGCGGGTGTGGAGCAGGTGAAGGCGCGCAGCATCCTCACCTGCGACGCGCGTAGCGGCCTCTGCGCCCAGTGCTACGGCAGGTCGCTGGCCACCGGCGAGCTCGTCGACATCGGCGAGGCGGTCGGCATCATCGCGGCGCAGTCCATCGGTGAGCCCGGTACGCAGCTGACCATGCGTACCTTCCACACCGGTGGTGTCGCGGGTGACGACATCACGCACGGTCTGCCCCGTGTGGTCGAGCTCTTCGAGGCGCGCACGCCGAAGGGCGTCGCGCCGATCACCGAGGTCGACGGCCGGGCGCGGATCGACGAGACCGACAAGGCGCGGCGCATCGTCATCACGCCGGACGACGGCTCGGAGGAGATCGCCTACCCGGTCTCCAAGCGGGCCAGGATGCTGGTGCAGGACGACGACCGCGTGACCGTCGGGCAGAAGCTCGTCGTGGGTACCGTCAACCCGTCCGAGGTCCTGCGGGTGCTCGGGCCGCGT
It includes:
- a CDS encoding DNA-directed RNA polymerase subunit beta', which produces MLDVNFFDELRIGLATADDIRQWSNGEVKKPETINYRTLKPEKDGLFCEKIFGPTRDWECYCGKYKRVRFKGIICERCGVEVTRSKVRRERMGHIELAAPVTHIWYFKGVPSRLGYLLDLAPKDLEKVIYFAAYMITSVDEEARTRDLSSLEANISVEKQQLEQRRDADLEVRAKKLEEDLGQLEAEGAKSDARRKVKEGAEREMRQIRERAQREIDRLEEVFTRFKNLQVQDLEGDELLYREMRDRFGMYFRGGMGAAAIQERLQHFDLDGEAERLREIIRSGKGQKKARALKRLKVVSAFLNTRNSPLGMVLDCVPVIPPELRPMVQLDGGRFATSDLNDLYRRVINRNNRLKRLLDLGAPEIIVNNEKRMLQESVDALFDNGRRGRPVTGPGNRPLKSLSDMLKGKQGRFRQNLLGKRVDYSGRSVIVVGPQLKLHQCGLPKGMAIELFKPFVMKRLVDLNHAQNIKSAKRMVERARPVVWDVLEEVITEHPVLLNRAPTLHRLGIQAFEPQLIEGKAIQIHPLVCAAYNADFDGDQMAVHLPLSAEAQAEARILMLSTNNILKPADGRPVTMPSHDMVIGAYVLTAGLDDVPGEGRAFSSIGEATMAFDRGEIALQSKIKLRFPSVTPPEGYETPEGWEPGQPLTLETTIGRAFFNEALPAGYPYINDEVGKKQLGQIVNHLAESYSKIEVANALDALKDIGFHWATRSGITISMDDIVVPATKAGIMERYEEMADKVQKQFERGLITDDERRQELIEIWTKASAEVATEVETSFPKLNPIFMMVNSGARGNMMQVRQITGMRGLVANPKGEIIPRPIKASYREGLSVVEFFISTHGARKGLADTALRTADSGYLTRRLVDVSQDVIIREEDCDTDRGITYQIAERLSDGTLVVAESVESNAYARNLANDVEVDGKVIATAGTDLGDRVIQELVAAGVEQVKARSILTCDARSGLCAQCYGRSLATGELVDIGEAVGIIAAQSIGEPGTQLTMRTFHTGGVAGDDITHGLPRVVELFEARTPKGVAPITEVDGRARIDETDKARRIVITPDDGSEEIAYPVSKRARMLVQDDDRVTVGQKLVVGTVNPSEVLRVLGPRAVQMHLVDEVQEVYRSQGVAIHDKHIEIIVRQMLKRVNILESGDTDLLSGDLVERPKFEETNRRVVAEGGTPASARPVLMGITKASLATESWLSAASFQETTRVLTEAAIHAKSDPLLGLKENVIIGKLIPAGTGTQRYLNVRVEPTEEAKAQMYSITSFGDAEYGIPLEPYDLGEYEAR